The Impatiens glandulifera chromosome 3, dImpGla2.1, whole genome shotgun sequence genome contains a region encoding:
- the LOC124930285 gene encoding immune-associated nucleotide-binding protein 9-like encodes MGGNIFDDYDSEFDLPSNGAADDHRTFVLVGRIGNGKSATANSILGRKAFISRSSSSGITKTAELQQTQFPDGQIITVIDTPGLFDCSLDHEFIGSEIVKCFRMAPTGVHAILMVFSIRTRFSKEEESAILSLKDFFGEKILDYLIVVFTGGDDLDEDEEDNDVNFENYLGRECPESLQEILRLCNNRKVLFDNKTKDQDKQTLQKKNLFAMVEEVLNSNGGQPYTDEIFQEIKRPAMEYRDEMERIKLQEGDKLRDMNEHMQQSFDKQLKETTRQLELNVTEKNIMLKNKLEKEKKARLEVEEKARINRIQLERDACLLRENLARVHREAQDNLARVHREAQDNLARLHREAHDRALGGCTIS; translated from the exons ATGGGAGGAAATATCTTTGATGATTACGATTCCGAATTTGATTTACCATCAAATGGAGCTGCTGATGATCATCGAACGTTCGTCTTGGTTGGACGAATTGGGAACGGCAAGAGTGCCACTGCCAACTCCATATTGGGGAGAAAAGCTTTCATCTCAAGGTCTAGCTCATCCGGTATTACAAAAACTGCTGAACTACAACAAACCCAGTTTCCAGATGGTCAAATTATTACTGTTATTGATACACCTG GACTGTTTGATTGTTCACTTGACCATGAATTTATTGGAAGTGAAATTGTCAAATGCTTCCGAATGGCTCCTACTGGTGTTCATGCTATCCTGATGGTTTTTTCTATAAGAACACGGTTCTCTAAGGAAGAAGAATCTGCTATTCTTAGTCTCAAAGATTTTTTCGGAGAAAAGATCCTTGACTACTTGATTGTTGTATTTACCGGTGGAGACGACttggatgaagatgaagaagataatgatgtgaattttgaaaattatctcGGTCGTGAGTGCCCTGAATCTCTTCAG GAAATTCTTCGTCTCTGTAACAATCGAAAAGTTTTATTTGATAACAAGACAAAGGATCAAGACAAGCAAACTCTGCAGAAAAAGAATCTTTTTGCAATGGTGGAAGAAGTCCTGAATTCAAATGGGGGTCAGCCTTATACAGATGAAATATTCCAGGAAATAAAg AGACCGGCCATGGAATACCGTGATGAGATGGAACGAATCAAGTTACAg GAAGGAGATAAATTACGCgatatgaatgagcatatgCAACAATCATTTGACAAGCAGCTTAAGGAGACAACCCGACAG CTTGAATTAAATGTTACGGAGAAAAATATAATGCTTAAAAACAAGttggaaaaagagaaaaaagccCGATTAGAAGTTGAAGAGAAAGCAAGAATAAATCGAATTCAGTTGGAGAGAGATGCGTGTCTATTGAGAGAGAATTTGGCTAGGGTACATCGCGAGGCACAAGACAATTTGGCTAGGGTACATCGCGAGGCACAAGACAATTTGGCTAGGCTACATCGCGAGGCACATGACCGCGCACTTGGTGGATGCACCATCTcttaa